A single window of Enoplosus armatus isolate fEnoArm2 chromosome 22, fEnoArm2.hap1, whole genome shotgun sequence DNA harbors:
- the cntn1b gene encoding contactin 1b: MASAAFLLLALSSSVSLTVAVLFGEPRIFGEVATGYGPIFEEEPVDVVYTEDSPDGRISMNCRARANPPATYRWRRDNWEIKLMEQPDEYYSLVGGNLVITNPKQKKHAGTYVCVARNVYGTVISKEARVKFGFVEEFPQEERDPVYIKEGQGAVLLCAPPKAWPQEVTYRWIYNEFPVFLYTDHRRFVSQKTGNLYISKVEAQDAGNYSCFVSSPITGKSVFSKFIPLIPLPPDDGEERKYPADIRVMFPDTTAMLASNITLECFALGNPVPHIVWRKVDSTDLPPNHEISESGAVLHLYNVQYEDVGGYECEAINTKGKDWHKAWLYVESAPEWAETINNTQIDIGSEHTMRCVASGKPFPFIRWYKDGYMYGKGELKFSSLTFDDSGMYQCIAENYWGIKYANAELRVIACAPTFEFNPVKKQLLGAKDGRVVIECKPRAAPRPRYTWTKGKELLFNNSRISILFDGSLEILNATKNDEGMYNCFAENDRGKANSSGYLTITEATSITEAPEDTEVKVGDEVILRCAASYDPMLDIAFIWAIDFRVIDFDSEWQHYERVMSEDGSGDLRIKNVQIWHEGRYTCTTQTVVDSDSAYADLKVVGVPGPPGVIRVEEIGDTWVKLVWTKGADHNSPILYYTIQTRHYWALNEDDWRNASTSPAFLDGSVEKADVTDLYPWLEYQFRIIATNEHGSGEASIPSLKIKTWDSSPVIAPTDVAGYGGRNGEIVITWTPVEPWYFYGKKFGYIVAFKPHDAYDWWYETISDPETRRYVHRDSYFIPTEEDFQVREFQVKIKSFNIKGDGPYSLTQVIYYPRDVPTESPTDVYARPVSSTEALVWWLPVVDTGTGLQQYIEGYQVKYWRKYDDPEPGANRIFVSASVNQTRLENMLPDAHYLIEVRAFNGAGLGPPGEHCEMFTKRPPPPDPPRMWRYITWTGQWLYVWWDHIQYDWFGNISFPLYYKVMFRKTGYIYGKVYITGWHFMDFPMPQVGDYELMVRGRYEGGDGPVRKIRIQGKASMITPTLRLVSLVVLALCIVGLEI; encoded by the exons ATGGCCTCCGCTGCTTTTCTGCTCCtggccctctcctcctccgtctccctcACAG TGGCAGTCCTGTTTGGTGAGCCTAGAATTTTTGGAG AGGTTGCTACTGGATATGGCCCCATCTTTGAGGAGGAGCCCGTGGATGTGGTCTACACTGAGGACTCACCCGATGGGAGAATCTCTATGAACTGCAGGGCACGAGCGAACCCACCAGCTACATACAG GTGGCGCCGTGACAACTGGGAAATCAAGTTGATGGAGCAGCCGGACGAGTACTACAGCCTCGTGGGGGGGAACCTGGTTATCACCAACCCCAAACAGAAGAAGCATGCCGGGACGTATGTGTGCGTGGCCAGGAACGTCTATGGCACCGTCATCAGCAAGGAGGCCAGGGTCAAGTTTGGAT TTGTAGAGGAGTTTCCCCAAGAGGAGAGAGACCCAGTGTATATCAAAGAGGGACAGGGGGCTGTTCTGCTGTGTGCCCCTCCAAAAGCCTGGCCAC aGGAGGTGACCTATCGGTGGATCTACAATGAGTTCCCAGTTTTCCTGTACACAGACCACCGTCGGTTTGTCTCCCAGAAGACGGGGAACCTGTACATCTCCAAAGTGGAAGCTCAGGATGCAGGAAACTACTCCTGCTTCGTATCCAGCCCTATCACTGGGAAGAGTGTCTTCTCCAAGTTCATCCCCCTCATCCCCTTACCCCCTGATGACG gcgAGGAGAGAAAGTACCCAGCAGACATCAGGGTGATGTTCCCGGACACTACTGCCATGCTGGCCTCTAATATTACATTGGAGTGCTTTGCTCTGGGaaa ccCCGTCCCTCATATCGTTTGGAGGAAGGTGGACTCCACAGACCTCCCACCAAATCACGAGATCAGCGAATCAGGAGCTGTGCTGCATCTGtacaatgtacagtatgaagATGTGGGCGGATACGAGTGTGAAGCCATCAACACTAAAGGAAAGGACTGGCACAAGGCCTGGCTGTATGTGGAGT ctgCTCCAGAGTGGGCGGAAACCATCAACAACACTCAGATCGACATCGGCTCAGAGCACACCATGCGCTGTGTGGCGTCAGGGAAGCCCTTCCCTTTCATCCGCTGGTACAAAGATGGATACATG tatGGGAAGGGGGAGTTGAAGTTTTCCAGCCTCACTTTTGATGACTCAGGAATGTACCAGTGTATTGCTGAGAACTACTGGGGCATCAAATATGCCAACGCTGAGCTGCGAGTCATTG CATGTGCTCCTACGTTTGAGTTTAACCCTGTGAAGAAGCAGCTTCTTGGGGCTAAAGATGGCCGTGTGGTGATCGAGTGTAAACCCCGAGCTGCTCCTCGACCACGGTACACCTGGACAAAGGGCAAAGAGCTCCTCTTCAACAATTCACG CATTTCCATCCTGTTCGATGGGAGTCTGGAGATCCTCAATGCCACCAAAAATGATGAGGGCATGTACAACTGCTTTGCTGAGAATGACAGAGGAAAGGCCAACAGCTCTGGCTATCTCACCATCACAG AGGCTACCAGCATCACAGAAGCGCCTGAAGACACTGAGGTAAAGGTTGGTGATGAGGTGATTCTGAGGTGCGCCGCTTCATACGACCCCATGCTGGACATCGCATTCATCTGGGCCATAGACTTCAGGGTCATCGACTTTGACTCGGAGTGGCAACACTACGAACGCGTTATG AGTGAAGATGGCAGTGGTGACCTGAGAATAAAGAATGTCCAGATTTGGCACGAAGGTCGCTACACCTGCACGACTCAGACGGTGGTGGACAGCGACTCAGCATACGCTGATCTCAAGGTTGTAG GTGTTCCCGGGCCTCCTGGTGTGATCCGGGTGGAAGAGATTGGGGACACGTGGGTGAAGCTGGTGTGGACTAAAGGAGCGGATCATAACAGCCCCATTCTCTACTATACCATTCAAACCAGACACTACTGGGCTCTGAACGAAGATGACTGGAGGAACGCCAGCACCT CTCCAGCCTTTCTTGATGGCAGTGTGGAGAAGGCAGATGTGACAGACCTGTACCCCTGGTTGGAGTATCAGTTCAGGATAATTGCCACCAACGAGCATGGCTCTGGAGAGGCTAGCATCCCCTCCCTCAAGATCAAAACCTGGGATTCTT ctcCGGTGATTGCTCCCACTGATGTGGCAGGTTATGGAGGTAGAAATGGTGAGATCGTCATCACATGGACA CCTGTGGAGCCATGGTATTTCTATGGCAAAAAGTTTGGCTACATTGTGGCTTTCAAGCCTCATGATGCTTACGACTGGTGGTACGAGACCATTTCAGACCCAGAGACAAGGCGTTATGTTCACAGGGACTCTTACTTCATTCCCACTGAGGAAGACTTTCAGGTCAGAGAGTTTCAGGTGAAGATCAAGTCGTTTAATATTAAAGGAGACGGACCATACAGCCTCACCCAGGTCATCTACTACCCAAGAGATG TACCTACAGAGTCTCCGACAGACGTTTATGCCAGGCCGGTGTCCTCCACCGAAGCTCTGGTCTGGTGGTTGCCAGTGGTCGACACTGGTACAGGTCTGCAGCAGTACATTGAGGGATACCAG GTCAAATATTGGAGAAAGTACGATGATCCGGAGCCGGGAGCAAATCGTATATTTGTTTCAGCCTCAGTCAATCAGACCAGGTTGGAGAACATGCTGCCAGACGCTCACTACCTTATTGAGGTCCGTGCCTTCAATGGAGCCGGCCTGGGACCCCCTGGTGAACACTGTGAGATGTTCACAAAGAGACCAC CACCACCAGACCCTCCCAGGATGTGGCGCTATATTACCTGGACAGGACAGTGGTTGTATGTTTGGTGGGATCATATCCAGTATGACTGGTTTGGCAATATTTCCTTCCCACTGTACTACAAG GTCATGTTCAGAAAGACAGGCTACATCTACGGGAAAGTCTACATCACTGGCTGGCACTTCATGGACTTCCCCATGCCTCAGGTTGGAGACTATGAGCTGATGGTTCGCGGCCGTTATGAAGGAGGAGATGGCCCTGTCAGGAAGATTAGGATTCAGG GTAAAGCATCTATGATCACGCCCACTCTACGTCTGGTGTCGTTGGTGGTGCTGGCGctgtgcattgtgggattgGAAATTTAA